From a single Nitrospinota bacterium genomic region:
- the amrA gene encoding AmmeMemoRadiSam system protein A, translated as MTIPNHPIALLAWEAIRTYINRGEMMRLPADVPPELMRPGGVFVSIKKDGKLRGCIGTIEADQPTRAEEAIRNAIHAATMDPRFAPVEASELEALDVSVDLLRPPEPVADLDSIDPRRFGVIVSSAERRSVVLPNVDGVETAEGQLALARQKLGIGPDEPVTLERFETDRFR; from the coding sequence ATGACTATTCCGAATCATCCGATCGCCCTCCTGGCGTGGGAGGCCATCCGGACCTATATTAATCGGGGCGAAATGATGCGGCTTCCCGCCGATGTACCCCCGGAGCTGATGCGCCCGGGGGGCGTCTTTGTGTCCATAAAAAAGGATGGTAAGCTCCGCGGATGCATCGGCACAATCGAGGCCGACCAGCCCACTCGCGCCGAGGAGGCCATCCGCAACGCAATTCACGCCGCCACCATGGACCCCCGGTTCGCGCCAGTGGAGGCATCGGAGCTGGAGGCCCTGGACGTGTCGGTAGATCTTCTGAGGCCCCCTGAGCCTGTGGCCGACCTCGACTCCATCGACCCTCGGCGCTTCGGCGTCATCGTCTCCTCAGCCGAGCGGCGTTCTGTCGTGTTGCCCAACGTCGATGGTGTGGAGACCGCTGAAGGGCAGCTGGCCCTCGCCCGCCAAAAGTTGGGCATAGGACCCGACGAGCCGGTGACCCTGGAACGCTTCGAGACGGATCGCTTTCGCTAG
- the maf gene encoding septum formation protein Maf, with amino-acid sequence MKAGAPKLILASNSPRRRAILGRLGLPFEVVPAGLSEQDETAAPEGRPAEVAEFLALAKADIVAAVHPEALVLGADTLVFVGRRRFGKPADVSEARSMLEVLSGRTHTVVTGVALIGLDRGLRASAHETTAVTFRRLSAREMDSYATSGEPADKAGAYAVQGKASLFVERVEGNYDNVVGLPLKTVAFLLGAAGVELWPGTEEEG; translated from the coding sequence ATGAAAGCCGGGGCACCTAAGCTCATCCTCGCCTCCAACTCCCCCAGGCGTAGGGCCATACTGGGGCGGCTCGGCCTGCCTTTTGAGGTCGTGCCGGCTGGCTTGTCCGAGCAAGACGAGACCGCTGCCCCAGAGGGCCGGCCCGCTGAAGTGGCCGAGTTCTTGGCCCTTGCCAAGGCCGATATCGTGGCCGCCGTCCACCCTGAGGCGCTGGTGTTAGGGGCCGATACCCTCGTCTTCGTGGGGCGGCGGCGCTTCGGAAAGCCGGCCGACGTCAGCGAGGCTCGCTCGATGCTGGAGGTCCTCTCCGGACGCACCCACACGGTGGTCACCGGTGTGGCGCTCATCGGGCTCGATCGGGGCCTTAGAGCCTCCGCCCACGAAACTACAGCCGTGACCTTCCGCCGCCTCTCCGCCCGCGAGATGGACTCGTACGCGACCAGCGGCGAGCCCGCCGACAAGGCCGGGGCCTACGCCGTTCAGGGAAAGGCAAGCCTTTTTGTGGAGCGGGTCGAAGGCAACTACGACAATGTGGTAGGCTTACCCCTGAAAACGGTGGCCTTCCTGTTGGGGGCCGCAGGCGTTGAGTTATGGCCAGGGACCGAGGAGGAGGGCTGA
- a CDS encoding polyprenyl synthetase family protein yields MDFESILARFQSDLARVDEAMREHIASDVQLIPTVGRYLFSGGGKRIRPLLLLTSAKLCGYEGPRAITQGCVVELIHTATLLHDDVVDDAKQRRGAPTANATWGNHGSVLVGDFLFATSISLMAQDGDFRIVQTMAGAIKQLAEGEVLQLLSTGKLSEDEDEYLNVVSRKTAGLISAACRTGALLGDAPPDRQEALSLFGREIGIAFQLVDDALDYNAEEARFGKTVGKDLMEGHGTLPLIYLYRNATAAERQTIAGILAAEEVTRRQVDQVIGMMKDYKAIDYTLQTASRYVAQAKQRLAVFGASPDLEVLTTIADYIVARDR; encoded by the coding sequence ATGGATTTCGAGAGCATTCTCGCACGGTTCCAAAGCGACTTGGCCCGGGTGGATGAGGCAATGCGGGAGCACATCGCCTCCGACGTCCAGCTCATCCCTACAGTTGGGCGTTACCTTTTTTCAGGCGGAGGCAAGCGCATCCGCCCTTTGTTGCTCCTGACCTCGGCCAAACTGTGCGGCTATGAGGGGCCACGGGCCATTACTCAAGGCTGTGTGGTGGAGCTCATCCACACTGCTACCCTGCTCCACGACGACGTGGTGGACGATGCCAAACAGCGTCGTGGAGCGCCGACGGCCAACGCCACTTGGGGCAATCATGGATCGGTCTTGGTCGGCGACTTCCTCTTCGCTACGAGCATTTCCCTCATGGCCCAAGACGGCGACTTTCGCATCGTTCAGACCATGGCGGGCGCCATCAAGCAGCTCGCCGAGGGCGAAGTTCTCCAGTTGCTCTCCACCGGGAAGCTTTCCGAGGACGAGGACGAGTACTTGAATGTGGTGTCACGCAAGACGGCGGGGCTCATCTCGGCCGCCTGTCGCACGGGGGCCCTCCTGGGCGATGCGCCTCCCGATAGGCAAGAGGCTTTGAGCCTCTTCGGCCGGGAGATTGGGATCGCCTTTCAACTGGTGGACGACGCCCTCGACTACAACGCCGAAGAGGCCCGTTTCGGAAAGACCGTTGGAAAAGACCTCATGGAAGGCCACGGGACCTTGCCGCTCATCTACCTATATCGAAACGCAACGGCGGCCGAGAGGCAAACCATCGCGGGGATCCTGGCTGCCGAAGAGGTAACCCGGCGGCAGGTCGACCAGGTGATCGGGATGATGAAGGATTACAAAGCCATCGACTACACGCTCCAAACCGCCTCTCGGTACGTGGCTCAGGCCAAGCAGCGTCTGGCGGTCTTCGGGGCATCCCCAGACCTAGAAGTTTTGACCACTATAGCCGACTACATTGTGGCGCGCGACCGATGA
- a CDS encoding DUF4321 domain-containing protein, which yields MRGKGFFVFLILAVIGGILGGLGAIALNLTLSGTRVVKYLTTPFSFGMDPPWQLSLNVLHLTFGLKLKLSPIVILGGAIGGLFYRKF from the coding sequence ATGCGAGGAAAAGGGTTTTTCGTCTTTCTCATCCTGGCGGTAATAGGAGGGATCCTCGGCGGCCTTGGCGCCATTGCACTAAACCTTACCCTCTCGGGGACCCGCGTCGTGAAATACTTGACCACGCCCTTCTCTTTTGGCATGGACCCACCGTGGCAGCTGTCGCTCAACGTCCTCCACCTCACTTTCGGCCTCAAGCTCAAACTCAGCCCTATTGTCATTCTTGGGGGGGCGATAGGCGGACTCTTCTACCGCAAGTTCTAG